A genomic window from bacterium includes:
- a CDS encoding DUF6485 family protein: MNCNKETNLTSCTCTYSPCSRKGLCCECVAYHRKNGEIPGCFFSKNGEASYDRSITAFLRDHGK; this comes from the coding sequence ATGAACTGTAACAAAGAAACAAATCTAACATCCTGCACCTGCACCTACTCCCCTTGCTCCCGCAAGGGGCTGTGCTGTGAATGCGTGGCCTACCACCGGAAGAACGGCGAGATCCCCGGCTGTTTCTTCTCCAAGAATGGAGAGGCCAGTTACGACCGATCCATAACAGCATTTTTGAGGGACCATGGAAAGTGA